A genomic segment from Propionibacteriaceae bacterium ZF39 encodes:
- a CDS encoding helix-turn-helix domain-containing protein, translating to MARILYSVPEGRHQMGDIGHTTFYELVKAGKIKIVKIGRRTFISHDEIERYVASLAGDVA from the coding sequence ATGGCGCGGATCCTCTACTCGGTGCCTGAGGGTCGCCACCAGATGGGCGACATCGGGCACACCACGTTCTACGAGCTGGTTAAGGCCGGGAAGATCAAGATCGTCAAGATCGGCCGGCGGACCTTCATCTCCCACGACGAGATCGAGCGTTACGTCGCGAGCCTGGCCGGTGATGTCGCGTGA